The Huiozyma naganishii CBS 8797 chromosome 3, complete genome genome contains a region encoding:
- the UTP30 gene encoding Utp30p (similar to Saccharomyces cerevisiae UTP30 (YKR060W); ancestral locus Anc_1.210) codes for MKLAKSDLSRIALDALIAECKTNPKLAEEKDVQIIINTGKNKLNATKDYIPRIIPLKNCKLNHPKDMRILLITKDPSTLYRDSIEKDEYLRDVIKDVISVKHLKRKYKGAKINLLYKEFDLVVADYRVHHLLPKILGAKFFAGSKKLPFMIRLSKAVRVKHQQMVNECDCKYIRAQLKSITKNAYYVPNKDNCLTVRIGQVGRQSVDDMLDNVVDIIQFLSDIKQKPQGGIIRGPVVSIFVKTASSASLPLYEADANSSATHNNEDSDNFEL; via the coding sequence ATGAAACTGGCTAAAAGTGATTTGTCCCGTATAGCATTGGATGCTCTGATCGCGGAATGCAAGACGAATCCAAAACTGGCAGAGGAAAAAGATGTCCAGATAATAATAAACACTGGTAAGAACAAATTGAATGCGACAAAGGACTACATACCCCGGATCATCcctttgaaaaactgtaaGCTCAACCATCCAAAGGATATGAGAATCCTGTTGATCACCAAAGACCCGTCAACTTTGTACAGAGACTCGATTGAGAAGGACGAATATCTGAGAGACGTCATAAAAGATGTGATCTCGGTAAAGCACctgaaaagaaaatacaaagGTGCAAAGATAAATCTACTATACAAAGAGTTTGATCTAGTAGTGGCCGATTACAGGGTTCATCATCTCCTACCCAAGATTCTCGGAGCCAAATTTTTCGCGGGAAGCAAGAAACTACCATTCATGATCCGTTTATCGAAGGCAGTGAGGGTCAAGCACCAGCAGATGGTCAATGAGTGCGACTGCAAATACATCAGAGCACAATTGAAGAGCATCACCAAGAACGCATACTACGTGCCCAACAAGGATAACTGTCTCACCGTGAGGATTGGCCAAGTCGGCAGGCAATCGGTGGACGACATGCTCGATAACGTCGTCGACATCATCCAGTTCCTCTCGGACATAAAACAGAAACCGCAAGGCGGTATCATAAGGGGACCCGTCGTGTCTATTTTCGTCAAGACGGCCAGCAGCGCCTCTCTGCCTCTGTATGAAGCAGATGCAAACAGCAGTGCAACACATAATAACGAAGATTCGGACAATTTTGAGCTGTGA
- the TIF1 gene encoding translation initiation factor eIF4A (similar to Saccharomyces cerevisiae TIF2 (YJL138C) and TIF1 (YKR059W); ancestral locus Anc_1.211) produces the protein MSASEGIQEVEESQIDTNYDKVVYNFDDMNLEPNLLRGVFGYGFEEPSAIQQRAIMPIIEGHDVLAQAQSGTGKTGTFSIAALQRIDPAIKNPQALMLAPTRELALQIQKVVMSLSFHMNLKVHACIGGTSFIEDAEGLRDAQIVVGTPGRVFDNIQRRRFKTDNIKMFILDEADEMLSSGFKEQIYEIFTMLPPTTQVVLLSATMPRDVLEVTTKFMRSPVRILVKKDELTLEGIKQFYVNVEQEQYKYECLTDLYESIAVTQAVIFCNTRRKVEELTQRLTADNFTVSAIYSDLPQQERDTIMKEFRSGSSRILISTDLLARGIDVQQVSLVINYDLPTNKENYIHRIGRGGRFGRKGVAINFVVNEDVGAMREIEKFYSTQIEELPSDIGTLFA, from the coding sequence GAGGAGAGTCAAATCGACACCAACTACGACAAGGTCGTCTACAACTTCGATGACATGAACTTGGAACCAAACCTGTTGAGAGGTGTTTTCGGTTACGGTTTTGAAGAGCCATCTGCTATTCAACAGCGTGCCATTATGCCAATCATTGAAGGTCACGATGTTCTAGCTCAAGCTCAATCTGGTACCGGTAAGACTGGTACTTTCTCCATTGCTGCTTTGCAAAGAATCGACCCAGCCATCAAGAATCCTCAAGCTTTGATGTTGGCCCCAACCAGAGAATTGGCTTTGCAAATTCAAAAGGTTGTCATGTCTCTTTCTTTCCACATGAACTTGAAGGTTCACGCCTGTATCGGTGGTACCTCTTTCATCGAAGATGCTGAAGGTTTGAGAGATGCTCAAATTGTTGTTGGTACTCCAGGTAGAGTTTTCGACAACATccagagaagaagattcAAGACCGACAACATCAAGATGTTCATCTTGGATGAAGCTGATGAGATGTTGTCCTCTGGTTTCAAGGAGCAGATCTACGAAATTTTCACCATGCTTCCACCAACCACCCAAGTCGTCTTGTTGTCTGCTACGATGCCAAGAGACGTTTTGGAAGTCACCACCAAGTTCATGAGATCCCCAGTTAGAATTTTGGTCAAGAAGGACGAACTTACCTTGGAAGGTATCAAGCAGTTCTACGTCAACGTCGAACAAGAACAATACAAGTACGAGTGTTTGACCGATTTGTACGAATCCATCGCCGTCACTCAGGCTGTTATCTTCTGTAACACCAGAAGAAAGGTCGAAGAGTTGACCCAGAGATTGACTGCCGACAACTTCACTGTTTCCGCTATCTACTCTGACTTGCCACaacaagagagagacaCCATCATGAAGGAATTCAGAAGTGGTTCTTCCAGAATTTTGATTTCCACAGATTTGTTGGCCAGAGGTATCGATGTCCAACAAGTTTCTTTGGTTATCAACTACGATTTGCCAACCAACAAGGAAAACTATATTCACAGAATTGGTAGAGGTGGTCGTTTCGGTAGAAAGGGTGTTGCCATCAACTTCGTCGTCAACGAAGATGTTGGTGCCATgagagaaattgaaaagttcTACTCTACCCAAATCGAAGAATTGCCATCCGACATTGGTACCCTATTTGCTTAG